The sequence GGAGTTATCCGATGGCCCGATTCTACCGACCCGAGAAACCGATGAGTTTCGCCCTTTTGTTCGTCGTCTCCCCGAATTCAAATTCTGGTGTGCTTTCTGTTAATTCCTTTTGCTTAGTATGTTTTGCATTATCGTTAATCAGAGATTAACACTTGAATTGTGTCTTTCTTTTGCAAATATATACCATTAATTAAGATTTAGAATCCTTCTTAAGTAGATTATACTGAAATTAGCTGTGCATCAGCAATTCTTCAGTTTTGTACCTTATTATACTGAAGTTTGAGTCCAAGTtccttttttccttaatctaGGAGCAACTGTTTAAGGTTTCTGTTGATTCTTTTTTCTTCCGTTGCTATTTAGTTAAACCTGCAATGACTTAGCTGGATTAGTGAAATTTTGGGACTTTTGACGGTTAACATGTGCTGTTTAGGGTTAAAAGAGAAGTTCCTTTTATGTTGGTTACTGTGCTTGCGTTTTTGTTagtgtaattttttatatttgtttgcGAGATTGCCGATTTCCTGACTTGCCTTTCATTTTTATAGTTTATTTCAACTCTTTAACATGTTAAGTTATATATCTGGTGATGTCGAAGTAAGCATTGTGATATGATTACATGCTGGAGTTCTAGTGGTTCTCTGTAAAGTGTTACTCCATACAGAGTGGATCTTTGTGGTGGTATGGTATTGTTATGACTTGGACCCTTTTAGGTAGGAAAAGCTGCTCTGTAGTAAGTTTCAGCTCCGAACATCGTTGTTTCCTACTGTAAATGGTTATCATGTCTCTTGAGCTAGATATAAACAGCAAGACTGGTGTAATTTACAAAAATAGTTTGAAATGAAGTGTGGCAGATATGGTGTTGAAGCCAAGAGAAGCTGatcctttctctctcttcaccaCATTAGCGTGTGTGCCTAAGTGCATAGTTGTAAGCAAACTAGAacacccccccacccccacccccacccacccatccccccccaaaaaaaacaaGCACACAGGAAAAGAAAATCTATGTTATATCTTATGAATGTATCTAGTTGTAAGCAAACTAATACGCCCCCTCACCCCCACCCACCCATCCCCCCAAAAAAAACCACGCACACATGAAAAGAAAATCTATGTTATACCTTATGAATGTATCATAGGTGTAAGCAAACTAGTACGCCCcccccaattaaaaaaaaaaaaacacgcaCATATGAAAAGAAAATCTATGTTATACCTTATGAGTATATGAATTAAACGTATATGTAGTGTAGGATCATTGTAAAAGGGATAAGGCCAAGCAGAAAAACTAGCAACTGGGCATTGGTCTTGTCTCTTCACTAATCTatctattttattgtataaacttgataaattttcaaatttcagtcTGTTCACTGTAGACCTGGCATGCATGATCCAAGCTGATGGCCGTTTCATTCTTCACTCAGTGCGTGTCTGTCTTCTTGTGGCACCATCAGGAAGTCCATTACTAGTAGAAAATGCTTCCTCTGACAGCTGGTTGAAATTTCTGAAACTCCAGACGTATAGCTTACTTTCTAAGTGCAATTTATATTTCCTTTCATTAGAGAGTTAAACATTCTGCTGATAGAGTGGTGATAGTGTGATAAGGTTCAAATAGAACAAGGATGTCCCAAGGCTTCATAAAAGTACAGAACCAAAATTGTGCTGCTGCTCAAGTATTAGATACTATAATAGACATGGGCATGTTAGCAGGGGCATCCCCTCGATAATGGTGTTGCATATTTAACATTCTTGGATAGTGgctaaaaatggagaaaatattttcacCCTTTGCACACTGTTTTGATTGGAATTGCTGAATGATTTATACTGTCTCGACCTACCTTTGACTGAAATACCTTGTATGCCCCCAAAGGGATGCTCGTAGAGAAATGCTGTGTATCTATGTTCCAATGGGTGTTATAATGTTTGCTTGTCACCCAACAAATCAATTTATACAGTCCCTTGTTTGCCTGTGTTTATTCTTCTGCACTGACCCGTTCTAATTTGAGTCACAACATTATTCAGTTAGCGCTGCCCTTTGTCATCCATGTCAAAATAAATTCCATATACCAGATGCCCAGAACCTATATAAGCAGTGTATGAAGCTGTCTAATTTCTCAACCATTCTGGGCATTGATTTTCTATTTTCCTGTGTGAAGGTACTCAATTACTAAGGCTTTCTGCATTGCGTTCGTGTTAacattttttgatatatttgatgTGCCCGTCTTTTGGCCGATTCTCCTTTTCTACTGGGTTGTGCTGTTCACACTTACAATGAGAAGACAAATTCGACACATGTTGAGATATAAATATCTGCCGTTCTCTTTTGGGAAGCAGGTATTTTTAAACCTTGCATATCTTAATAAAATTCTTTTGGTTCcttctttgttttcataattatccTTTGTTACTAAGAATTGTGTTTCATCCCAATTCCCTCTATCCTTGCAGCGGTATGATGGAAAGAAAGCAGCTTCATCGGAAAGTGAAGATCTTCTCCCGTAGACTGAAATGCACAGGTCTGCGGCAGCTGTTTGTTCTATGAAATTTACATCATGCAGTTGCAAATTGTCTTTCTTTTCTGCTTCAATAGCCATAGATTTTCTAGGATGCTACTGGAAGTGGAAGAAACTGTCAGGGGAATTAGTATCAAGGATATGATGGTTACATCTTTGTCTCTTAGGGCGTGTATCATAGTGTAATGATATCTTAATTTTTCCATCTTAGCTTTCAGAAAGTTATGCTTTATAAGTACCCTGAGGTCATATAGTACCTTAGTTTTCTACCTAAGACTGGAAAAAAGCCTGCTAGTGCTTTTGTTAGTGATCTTGCTGGCTGTGGCAGAAGCTCCTCTTTGGAGAAAATAAACAGTTAATTGCAGTTGGTATACAGTAAATTAGTGAGATCGACAATGTCCCTCATGTAAGCGCTTAAAAGTTTTCAATGTTACATATCAGTTGAGCATTCCTCACAATTACAAGTGCATATCAACTTGTATTTTGAGCACGGTCTACCAAAGGCCGTGGcaatagaaaaagagaaagaatacaAACTCTCCTAAGTTTTCATCGACCAGCCAATgtacaacaacaaactcagtgtattcccacatagtgaggaaACAAAAATTCAAATGCCAATGAATCAAGGCGGCTGTGGCCCAGCATCCTGGCACAATGTACACTAACTATTGTGTATGAATTGTAAAAAACATTCTGGAGAATTGAGTGAGAACTAGTGAGGTGGTCTGTAGTAGCCATACACTCCATAAAACGTTTGTGCAAAGGTGAACAGTATCAAAATAACAGCAGCAGCAAAGGAGATAATTGCCCATGGATTGTTGAAATACTTGTGCCTTAAAGTAGCACGCCAAGCATTCCACCTATGGTCATAGTACCGATTAATTTGTTCGGATAACTGTGAAAGGTAACTGTCATTGACGTCGAAAACAACCTCTTGACAAAGCCGGTTGAAGAGGTCAGCAACTTCAGCATCATTGCCAAGCCAATGCTCAATTATTCCACAATAATGTAGGTATTTAACATCCTCTGGTGAATCAATCAAGTTGTCCAAGAAAATTACGTACGAAGTAATGTCATTGGTGCAGTCAAGATGGCACTGCTCAAAAGCAATCAGGTTAAGGAAGAGTGATTTTGTACCATCATGAATTAAAAGCCTAGGCATTTTGAGGATTCCATTCTTGAATTTTACATCCCAGAACCGATCAGTCTTCCTTTTCTTGAACTTAACTCCAGCTTCTTTCAGCTCTGAAACACTATGAATCATTTGCTGCCTGCGTTTGTCTGCTACCCGACTCGAATGCGACCAACGCTTGATCCACATCCTAGGCGTTGGCTTTGGCCCTGTCTGCAAAAGGCTCCTCCTGAAAATTACAGGTGtcaaaatcagctcattttttagTAATCAGTCCAACTCGTTCAAGTTTTAAACCATAAGGAAATTTGGATCATAAGGGATCAAATAGtgtaaccaaaaccaaaatatacaaaatcaaatttagaaCTTTAAGCTAATTGGATCACGACATGTTATTCGACCCAACCCATCTTGACCCAAGTAAACTTTAACGCATTGCATGATGAGCCGTTTATTAGTTCAACCCATTTTGACTTTACCTGAAAACATCAAGGCAATGAAGTCCACCAAGGTCACCCAATGGATCAAAAGAAGCTGAACGTCCCATTGATGACTCCAATTTGTTCAAGTCACTCTTTGTCAACGGCTCATCCGTTGGCATCAATGGATCAAAAAACCTCAGTGCTAACCTGGCTACAATACCTTTCTCATCAGGCATTTCAGATTGAATCCCATACAACCGGTCAAGAATAAACAACGGAATTTGATTCTCAATCATGATCATATCTCTCTGAATCGAATGCATCGATCCCCTCATCGCGAAAACCGGATCATTTCTCGCATAACCAAGATGCTTAAATCCACCAGCAACTCCACGAAACAGCTCTAAAACAAAACAGCTATCAAGAACCATCATTTCAACAAACTCATTACTGTTCATTGCAATTGTCCCTTCGTAACAAGCACGTGCTTTCTCCTCGAGTTCTCTCACTGCATCAATATAcatttgaatttcttgatttgtcCGCTTCAGGATATGGTAAACGGCTCGCCATTTATGGCGATCCATATTACGAAGGCGTCTCTTGCCATGATGATAAGGACCTAAAGAGACAATTTGAGGTATATAAGCTTTATCATCATCTCTTCTTAAGCTTAAAGggactctataaatagaaagtTTAGCCCATGATCCAGCATCATTATCTTGCTTAGCTTGCTCTAGTTTGTCCTTAATGCTAATTACCCATTCGGATTCGGGTGATTTAGGACCTTCCTCTACATTATGAACATTTTCCTCGATAGTAATTTTCAAAGAATCAGCTGGCTGATGCTCTTCTTTTTGCAACaagggttgttgttgttgttgaaagggTAATTCTGGAAAATGAATGGATCTGTTGGTGGTGGGAGTAGGAGTAGTACTAGGACTAGGAGCATTTTGAAGTCCAGCATCAACAGTTTCTTTGAGTTTGAGGGTAATGAGGTACCAACTCAAAAGATCTTTGTTGAATACTGCAACCATTTTTTTTATTGGCTTGTTTTCTACTTTTCTTTAAAAGAAGATTGGAATTTGGATCATTGTATTAAAGCAAGAAAAATGTTTTGCTTTTAGGGAGACTTTAGCTTGTAAGCAAGTTGTAGCTTACATTATAATGTAATAAATGAATAAGAAGTTATGATTGTAGGATGTTGAAGTTGAACTAATCCAACTGGGGAATATGCTGCCCTACTGGACCCCTCATCACTATTTTATGAACTTGAACACTCTGTTATCAGTTCTATAATTTGTATAAGTGCCTTTCCTATTAATTACTATTTCCCAAAGGTTAACTGATCAATCCTATTAGTGTTGAATTTGGTTATTTGTTGCGTGGTCAAAGGTCAACTTGTTTCGTGTTTGATGATGCTCCAAACATATACATACGGCATACCAAAAAACTACATACAGTTTTTAGCAAAAAGCAACAGGAATGGAATTATTTAAATTTGGAGGATCACATTCACATCTGCCTTAATCTATTTGACCCACCAATTAAGGtgtgaaagaataaaagaattgaCACATGCTGGAATAAACAAATGAAGTGGCTAATATTTGCTAAAACCAGCTGTTGACAGTTCGCACAGATGACCCATGGAAAACACTATTGGGACTAGTTCACCATTATGGCTAATTCTTCACTTTAATTGCCCATAAATAAACCActatgaatattgaaaaaaaaaaaaaaaaaaaaaaaaaaaagaggatatTTTTCCACTGACGGGTAGATGGcacatcacatgaaaaaaatGTTTTAAGTCTCCTAAACTGATATTTAAGTTAAATCACTTCATATTTCATAAGCAAATCACACTAAAATGTAAAATGTATAGCATTTCTTATGTCGACAGTGGATAAATCTTAATATCTTGATTTATAAAGGAGGCATACAGACAATATTCGGTCAGCCGATCACCTCTTGATCAATAGAAAATGTTTAACAAACTCTCTTTTATAATTATCCATATTCGTTCACGTTCTAATTTGTCAAC comes from Capsicum annuum cultivar UCD-10X-F1 chromosome 2, UCD10Xv1.1, whole genome shotgun sequence and encodes:
- the LOC107860249 gene encoding protein RER1A translates to MDINGAGTGDAAGDASSSATSSGFSQLTASASRSYQHFLDKTTPYLLYRWIAFFFIAVLYVVRVYLVEGFYVISYALGIYILNLLIGFLSPQVDPEFQELSDGPILPTRETDEFRPFVRRLPEFKFWYSITKAFCIAFVLTFFDIFDVPVFWPILLFYWVVLFTLTMRRQIRHMLRYKYLPFSFGKQRYDGKKAASSESEDLLP
- the LOC107860248 gene encoding UPF0481 protein At3g47200, which produces MVAVFNKDLLSWYLITLKLKETVDAGLQNAPSPSTTPTPTTNRSIHFPELPFQQQQQPLLQKEEHQPADSLKITIEENVHNVEEGPKSPESEWVISIKDKLEQAKQDNDAGSWAKLSIYRVPLSLRRDDDKAYIPQIVSLGPYHHGKRRLRNMDRHKWRAVYHILKRTNQEIQMYIDAVRELEEKARACYEGTIAMNSNEFVEMMVLDSCFVLELFRGVAGGFKHLGYARNDPVFAMRGSMHSIQRDMIMIENQIPLFILDRLYGIQSEMPDEKGIVARLALRFFDPLMPTDEPLTKSDLNKLESSMGRSASFDPLGDLGGLHCLDVFRRSLLQTGPKPTPRMWIKRWSHSSRVADKRRQQMIHSVSELKEAGVKFKKRKTDRFWDVKFKNGILKMPRLLIHDGTKSLFLNLIAFEQCHLDCTNDITSYVIFLDNLIDSPEDVKYLHYCGIIEHWLGNDAEVADLFNRLCQEVVFDVNDSYLSQLSEQINRYYDHRWNAWRATLRHKYFNNPWAIISFAAAVILILFTFAQTFYGVYGYYRPPH